The following are encoded together in the Bacillus sp. NP157 genome:
- a CDS encoding ACT domain-containing protein, with amino-acid sequence MGIAGSAPGLSDLRALLAALDPELDPVPKRFIHVSHERARERMLDALMMFREAEGSTLIVDVVEDDAGGDRMLWAQITLRVQSSLTAVGMMAAVSAALAKRGIPCNPVSAFLHDHLFVPWDRRDEALDALSHLTP; translated from the coding sequence ATGGGTATCGCGGGATCCGCCCCGGGCCTTTCCGACCTGCGCGCGCTGCTCGCCGCGCTGGATCCGGAGCTCGACCCGGTGCCGAAGCGTTTTATCCATGTGTCGCACGAGCGTGCACGCGAGCGCATGCTCGATGCACTGATGATGTTCCGCGAGGCCGAAGGCAGCACCCTGATCGTCGACGTGGTCGAGGACGATGCCGGCGGCGATCGCATGCTGTGGGCGCAGATCACGTTGCGCGTGCAGTCCAGCCTTACCGCGGTCGGCATGATGGCCGCCGTTTCCGCCGCGCTCGCAAAGCGCGGCATTCCCTGCAACCCGGTTTCCGCGTTCCTGCACGATCATCTCTTCGTGCCGTGGGACCGCCGCGACGAAGCGCTCGACGCGCTCTCGCACCTGACGCCCTGA